The nucleotide window GCCCATTCCTTGAATTTcttttatatgtgtgtatgcTGAATGTTGCTTTTGTTGTGCAGTGTTTAGGCCATGCAGTCAATTCTCATTGTGTATTTCAGCTGATTATCCTGATATTGTTTGTTATGCTACATACAGTTGATCTTAAAATACCCATCCTGCTTTAGACAGATATTAGAACTATAATCAATAtataatatgaataaaataacactTTAAAACTGTGTAGTATCTGATAAAGAGGCCAATCAATAACATCCATGTCCCCACTTCTCTTATCTGTCTCTGAACGTTCTCACCGTGAGTTCCTCTGAGTGTCAGAAGAGGAACCAGAGCCCGGGGGAGGTGATAAGATCATAATCAAGCTGTTTACACTGATAGAGTGAGAACTTTGCACTGTCATTGCCTCATTCTGATCAAATTAACCAGAGAGAATCACACGAGTGCAAACCACTACACACACTCCCATGACACAGAGCAAGAAGGGGAAGTAGAAGTGCTTTCAGGGAGTTTCATAGTAGTGTGAGAAATACTAATGTGAAAATCATGCTGAAGGTGGAAATGTTTGAATATGATACACTTTGGATCAGATGCAGAAATTGTGTGAATTTCAAAACTGACATGAGCGAAATGATGACTCGGGAGCAATCCAAAGAGACTAAAGAGGACCAGATGAATAAAACTGCACCATTAAGTCTGAGCAACAAAGTCCATAGTGTCCTTCAATAACTGGGAAGACCAACAGTGGTCATCTTTCCTCTTAAACTTGAGTCTTGCTGCTGCAAAGGCAGAAATGATACACCACACATGCTCTGTTCTTCACTCATATACTTGcagaaagaacaacaacaaacatttctACACTGGGACTCAACAGGCTCAAACCAAAGCAAACAATGAGAACAGCAAAACTCAACTTCAGAAATTGCTACAGGTCAATGAACTCTTCTTTCTGGGGTCTGCAAGGGAAAGAGTTTTCCTCTTGTTCATAAGAAGGGTTCAAACTTCAGATATGTGGAGGGGAGATCGTAAAACATGTCTGTAGTGGCATATTTCTTGGtccagtttaaaaaaatgtaccttGGAGCTGATCTGTACTTCTGATTCTTGTCCACCGTCATTCATAAAGAATAATAATCCTGCTCACAGGTCTGCTGTTCATTCTCTGTTTATTCCAGAAGTTAAATCTTCCCCCATTCCTCTTAGTTTTTCCAAACACACCTGTGACTCCAGCCCTAtatgcagtggcggttctggggaggggccaacatgggccagtgcccctgtaaaactgaacctggacccccctgtggccccccctccacaccaaacaaatattatgcTATAATAAAAAGCTTCagtatcgcgccgatgttacaggcagaacacatgcatgtggcacttggttccagtcccttagagcgctaagagactcatgttgagtttaaacagccaaacacctgctgtcagtctgcattttgatctagtacacagtagtatatatgtctagtatatagggatgcagtgatgttttgccagtttgttctcagtccttgcccttctcagtctcttttgtcagggttgaatgtgtccctctgacaacacccttgacCCCAgccttgccccccccccccccagtaaaattggtctagaaccgccactgcctaTATGATTACTGGCCCCACCCAAAAACAAACCAGGTAAAGATCCTCAACTTAATATaacctcctattatccttggggtcaattggaccccattcaatgtttaacgtctctaaatcaatgattaacataatttttttgccttcatatttcatgacttttcctaatttaatggggacaactgggaaaacatcaaaTTCAAATGTTGATATCTTCctatttcctgtaaaaaaaaaaattacacatcagtgttccttggggccaatttgaccccaggctgtttcagctgtataaaacataagaaatatcaacttTTTACACACAAGATTAgcaaatttgagggtaacagaaGGTTAAAAATGGCTTCTACAATGTCCATATAGTCAATCCAACACATACAATTTGCAATATGAGCTTAAAGAGCATCAAATGATTCTATAAAGCTGGAATTCAGTGGCGTTTTTGCCATTTCAAAAAGAACATCCAAATGTATGTGTTTTGACTTCAAATACGGCACTttgaaatgctgttttatttagGAAAACTATTCATTTCATCTTGTGACATAATTTACAAAAACAGTAGACACTCCAGGTAAAATTTCAGGCTGGTTTTAACACACAGGATGCAAATAATCAGTAGGAACAGGAGTGTGTATCAGGGATTCCCTACAAATACATCTGTAAGAAGCTGTTCAATTGAAtgtgctttaaagctcctgtgaggaaccttTTGTTTGATATTGTCCTGCACATGTTTTAGCCAAAGGGTAGATCCTGTGTGATAAAATAATGCAAAGTCTTCACGACCTGGTCTACATTTTTCATATAATACAGTAATCCACTTTATCTATTGGCTCTTGTGTTTTTGAGTGTCTCACTGAAACGATACAATGACCATTGGGTTGCATCAAAACTAACTCACTTTAGATAAACTGCTGGAGGACTTCTGAGAACTTAAAGTCTGAAAATGAAGAAGTGATGATTAAACAGAGTCCTCTCTGACCTGACTTTGTTCTGGTGGTTTAGATCAAAGCGATAACATCTGGTCAAACGCAGTACTGCTGTACCTCTGAATATTGCACAACATCTAAATGAATCCGGTCCAGCTTATATAAAGAGAGGTTCAATGGTCTAGTTATTCACACAGACTGTAGatccctctctgctctgtgtgagaACCTGTCTTCAGTCTGAATCATTGGAAAggtaagatatatatatatatttttatcattctaaatgtttttgtttttacaaacattcaagaaaaaaagaaataatgacaatacaataaaataaattaatgattaaaatatggatttttttttgtctgttttttttttttgtctgttcgTTTtggaatttgtttttttttttgtttgttttgcattttctttatttttgtctgtgttggaatttgttttgttttgtttcttacttttgtcagtttgttttggatttttgtttgtttgtttatttgttttgttttgtgttttgtctttttgttgttttggaatttgttttgttttgtgttttgtttttttattttttgtttgttttcgaatttgtttagttttttcgTTTTTGTGTTCGTttgctttgcattttttttatttttgtctgttttggaatttgttttgttttggattttttgggggattttttcgtttttgttgtttttttgcattttttttatttttgtctgttttggaatttgttttgttttgttttttacttttgtcagtttgttttggatttttttttttttgtttgtttgtttgtttgtttgtttgttttggaatttgttttgttttgtgttctgttttttattgggtttttttgttttggaatttgtttggattttttgtttttttatttttgtcagtttGTTATGGATTTCTTTTGATGGTTTTggaattttttttgctttgtgttctgtctttgtttttttgtttgttttttgtttgctttgtgcttttgttgtttgtttttttgttttggaatgtgtttgttttttctgttctgtcttttggttcatttttttaaatgtatttatatgtatttaatttaactaTGTATTCTcataaacaagaagaaaaacacattttggcggatactctctctctttacagaATGAAGTGCGCTGTGCTCTTTCTTGTGTTGTCCATGGTTGTCCTCATGCCTGAACCTGGAGAGTGCTTTCTGCATCACATCATGAACGGAGCCTTCCATGGGGGTAATGTCATTGAGTCAATTTACCTCTAATGGCAAATATGCTCACCTTTTATGAACgcttgaacacaacacagaaagagacaaacacGCTCCCAATAAATTATGATGAGTCTTGTGCTAATATTTACACCCGATAAGGCGTATGCATCATGTGGCTTTAGTGAAAAAGGTGGTATACACATAACATCAATGCATCTTCTCTGTTTCATTCACAGTGGGCCACTTATTCCATGGGTAAGAACCTGTTATTCAAAACTACTCAACAAGTCACAAATATTAAAGTGATATGGTCGTCATTATCAATGTGAAAGTGATGTAACTAATATTTTAATTACTATAATTGAGGTATACATCTACCAACATAtgtttcccttctctctctctcttccaggtTAATCCACGGTGGCGACgttgagcagcagcagctggagcagcTGGACAAACGTGAGATTGAGCACAGACCTGGACGGCTCGGTTTTCAGTAGACGGAGGGCCACCCTGAAGCCATGTTCTGATTTTTAAAAGTTGCTTCTTGCTTTCATAGTAAAAATAGACGAATGCCTTTTAACTACTTTCAGTAATTACGTGCTTTGACTTCCTTTGTTGGA belongs to Notolabrus celidotus isolate fNotCel1 chromosome 13, fNotCel1.pri, whole genome shotgun sequence and includes:
- the LOC117823773 gene encoding moronecidin-like; amino-acid sequence: MKCAVLFLVLSMVVLMPEPGECFLHHIMNGAFHGVGHLFHGLIHGGDVEQQQLEQLDKREIEHRPGRLGFQ